A window of the Roseburia sp. 831b genome harbors these coding sequences:
- a CDS encoding ammonium transporter, with protein MTEDAIVSLVSENTFAVWFLIGAALVFWMQAGFAMVEAGFTRAKNSGNILMKNLMDFCIGTVMFILIGFSLLLGEDFIGLIGKPGFDIFTSYQDFDFSNFVFNLVFCATTATIVSGAMAERTKFLSYCIYSGVISALIYPIEAHWIWGGGWLSQLGFHDFAGSCAIHMVGGISALIGAAILGPRIGKFTRDKDGNITKVNAFPGHNLPLGCLGCFILWFGWYGFNGAAATSVEQLGSIFLTTTVAPAVATVVCMIFTWVKYGKPDVSMCLNASLAGLVAITAPCDVTDCFGAIVIGAVAGLLVCFGVWLLDNVLRVDDPVGAVAVHCMNGIWGTIAVGLFATNRAPGYSIADKAGNELVGLFYGGGFKLLGLQLLGVLTVGTWAAVTITITFLVIKHTIGLRVSEEEEIVGLDAMEHGLPSAYAGFSIMDVSNTMTMDVNENTDLGTPEYEAASAVQRDAAVKVVSVPHDATGIYKVVIIAKLSRYDHLKKAMNDLGVTGMTVTQVMGCGIQKGAGEKYRGAELDATLLPKVKVEVVVSKIPVESVIEAAKKTLYTGHIGDGKIFVYDVAKVVKVRTGEEDVEALQDVE; from the coding sequence ATGACAGAAGACGCAATTGTAAGCTTAGTAAGCGAAAACACATTTGCAGTCTGGTTCTTAATCGGTGCCGCTTTGGTATTCTGGATGCAGGCTGGATTTGCAATGGTAGAGGCAGGTTTTACCCGGGCAAAGAACTCCGGTAATATCTTAATGAAGAACCTGATGGATTTTTGTATTGGTACTGTAATGTTTATCTTAATTGGTTTTTCCCTGTTGTTAGGTGAGGATTTCATCGGACTTATCGGAAAACCTGGATTTGATATTTTTACATCCTATCAGGATTTTGATTTTTCAAATTTTGTATTTAACTTAGTATTTTGTGCTACGACTGCAACCATCGTTTCAGGCGCGATGGCTGAAAGAACAAAATTCTTATCTTATTGTATTTATTCCGGAGTCATCTCCGCATTGATTTACCCAATTGAAGCTCACTGGATTTGGGGTGGCGGCTGGTTATCCCAGTTAGGCTTCCATGATTTCGCCGGTTCTTGTGCAATTCACATGGTTGGTGGTATCTCTGCATTAATTGGTGCCGCAATCCTTGGACCTCGTATCGGTAAATTTACAAGAGATAAAGATGGCAATATTACAAAAGTAAATGCATTCCCAGGACACAACCTTCCGCTTGGATGTTTAGGATGCTTTATTCTTTGGTTCGGTTGGTATGGATTCAACGGTGCAGCAGCAACTTCCGTAGAACAGTTAGGTTCTATTTTCCTTACCACAACCGTAGCACCGGCAGTCGCAACTGTTGTTTGTATGATTTTTACATGGGTAAAATATGGAAAACCAGATGTTTCCATGTGTTTAAATGCATCCCTTGCAGGACTTGTAGCAATCACGGCTCCTTGTGATGTCACAGATTGCTTTGGTGCAATTGTAATCGGTGCAGTAGCAGGTTTATTAGTATGCTTCGGCGTATGGTTATTAGATAACGTATTAAGAGTCGATGACCCGGTTGGTGCGGTAGCAGTTCATTGTATGAACGGTATCTGGGGAACAATCGCAGTTGGTCTTTTCGCAACAAACAGAGCACCAGGATATTCAATCGCTGATAAAGCAGGAAATGAGCTGGTAGGACTTTTCTATGGCGGTGGATTTAAGTTATTAGGACTCCAGTTACTCGGTGTTCTTACCGTAGGTACCTGGGCAGCAGTTACCATCACAATTACATTCCTTGTAATCAAACACACCATTGGACTTCGTGTCAGCGAAGAAGAAGAAATTGTCGGTCTTGATGCAATGGAACATGGTCTTCCATCTGCATACGCTGGATTCTCCATCATGGATGTTTCCAACACCATGACAATGGATGTCAACGAAAATACAGACCTTGGAACACCAGAATACGAAGCAGCATCTGCAGTACAGAGAGATGCAGCAGTCAAAGTGGTATCCGTACCGCACGATGCAACTGGTATTTACAAAGTAGTTATTATTGCAAAATTATCCAGATATGATCACTTAAAGAAAGCGATGAACGACCTCGGTGTAACCGGTATGACCGTCACACAGGTTATGGGTTGTGGTATCCAGAAAGGTGCCGGCGAGAAATATCGTGGTGCTGAGTTAGATGCAACCTTATTACCAAAAGTAAAAGTAGAGGTTGTTGTTAGCAAGATTCCAGTAGAGTCCGTAATTGAAGCAGCTAAGAAGACACTTTACACCGGACATATTGGTGATGGTAAGATCTTCGTTTACGATGTTGCAAAAGTTGTAAAAGTTCGTACTGGCGAAGAAGATGTAGAGGCATTACAGGATGTCGAATAA